A stretch of Fulvia fulva chromosome 4, complete sequence DNA encodes these proteins:
- a CDS encoding Glutathione S-transferase 3 — MGLIVHHLGHSQSDRVVWLCEELGIKYELNKYDRSPVLSPQEYKDLHPIGAAPVIEDDGGVKKAETEACVEWICNKHANGKLLVKPSETNYADYLYWYHVTNGTLQPAVGRVMALKMSGIKEEDATLQRYTAKIHQVLKYVEERLSQTPWLAGDEFSAADIMIIFTLTTMREFCPVDLSAYNNILAYVQKIIARPAYKSYLQKGDPDNDIQKYAQGPPPPMFAAFANHK; from the coding sequence ATGGGTCTAATTGTTCACCACCTCGGGCACTCGCAATCCGATCGAGTCGTCTGGCTCTGCGAGGAACTCGGCATCAAATATGAGCTGAATAAATACGATCGCAGCCCTGTGCTTTCACCGCAAGAGTATAAGGACTTGCACCCAATTGGCGCAGCTCCAGTCATCGAGGACGATGGTGGTGTCAAGAAAGCAGAGACCGAGGCTTGCGTGGAATGGATCTGCAACAAACATGCAAATGGCAAACTCCTGGTCAAGCCATCCGAGACGAACTACGCCGACTATCTCTACTGGTACCACGTTACGAACGGAACTCTCCAGCCTGCCGTCGGTCGCGTCATGGCATTAAAGATGAGTGGAATCAAAGAGGAAGACGCCACGCTGCAACGCTACACGGCCAAGATCCACCAAGTCCTGAAATACGTCGAGGAGCGCTTAAGCCAGACTCCATGGTTAGCAGGCGACGAGTTCTCCGCCGCTGATATCATGATCATCTTCACTCTGACTACTATGAGGGAATTCTGCCCTGTCGACCTCAGCGCTTACAACAACATCTTGGCGTATGTCCAGAAGATCATCGCGCGCCCGGCCTACAAGAGCTACTTGCAGAAGGGCGATCCAGATAACGACATTCAGAAGTATGCGCAAGGTCCACCGCCGCCAATGTTTGCGGCCTTTGCGAACCACAAGTAG
- a CDS encoding D-3-phosphoglycerate dehydrogenase has translation MYSRLNSIQQHLPRSTSKTSTHTMASLPLRIAVLDDYANIAQTHFSKLQNVQVDSFPKTLNAATPKGLEALAKRLEPYKIISTMRERTAFRSALIKQLPNLKLLLTSGTRNASLDLATFSERGIPVAGTKGERPSNPDPNSDYEPPPPAGYSAVNQHAWALLLALCGRIPEDDRALKTSSTAWQSGLGISLGGKTLGLVGLGKLGTAFGRVAVQMFGMKVLAWSQNLDQEKADAAAEGAGLPKGTFEAVGKEEVFRSADVVSLHLVLSERTRGVVGKRELGWMKGSGVLVNTSRGGLIDEGALISALKEGRIKGVALDVFWEEPIAADSPWRSVDSWSKAAVVLSPHMGYVNEGTMNRWYEEQAENLDRWLKGEELLNKIN, from the exons ATGTACAGCAGACTCAACTCGATCCAACAACACCTGCCCAGATCTACAAGCAAGACATCAACCCACACCATGGCCTCCCTACCCCTCCGCATCGCCGTCCTCGACGACTACGCCAACATCGCCCAAACCCACTTCTCCAAACTCCAGAATGTCCAAGTCGACAGCTTCCCCAAAACCCTCAACGCCGCAACCCCGAAAGGTCTAGAAGCCCTCGCAAAACGTCTAGAACCCTACAAAATCATCTCCACAATGCGGGAACGAACTGCCTTCCGCAGCGCCTTGATCAAGCAACTCCCAAACTTGAAGCTGCTGCTCACGTCCGGGACTCGAAACGCCTCCCTGGACTTAGCCACTTTCTCCGAGCGAGGGATCCCAGTCGCGGGCACGAAAGGTGAACGGCCTAGCAATCCAGACCCGAATTCGGACTACGAGCCACCACCGCCTGCGGGCTACTCAGCTGTGAACCAGCATGCTTGGGCTCTGTTGTTAGCGCTGTGTGGGAGGATTCCAGAGGATGATCGCGCTCTGAAAACGAGCTCTACTGCGTGGCAGAGTGGGCTGGGGATTTCGTTGGGTGGGAAGACGTTAGGATTGGTTGGGTTGGGGAAGTTGGGGACGGCGTTTGGGAGAGTTGCAGTGCAGATGTTTGGGATGAAGGTTCTTGCTTGGTCGCAGAATCTTGATCAAGAGAAAGCTGATGCTGCGGCGGAGGGGGCGGGATTACCTAAGGGAACGTTCGAAGCGGTGGGGAAGGAGGAGGTGTTTAGGAGTGCCGATGTGGTGAGTTTGCATCTTGTGTTGAGTGAGAGGACGAGAGGTGTTGTGGGGAAGAGGGAGTTGGGGTGGATGAAGGGGAGTGGGGTGTTGGTCAATACGTCGAGAGGCGGGTTGATTGATGAGGGGGCTTTGATTTCTGCATTGAAGGAGGGGAGGATCAAGGGTGTGGCGCTGGATGTATTCTGGGAGGAGCCTATCGCTGCTGATAGTCCCTGGCGGAGTGTAGACTCGTGGTCGAAAGCTGCGGTCGTGCTCAGTCCTCATATGGGATATGTGAATGAGGGGACCATGAACAG ATGGTACGAAGAACAAGCAGAGAACCTCGACCGCTGGTTGAAGGGCGAAGAACTCCTCAACAAAATAAATTAA